TCTCCGATCGCTTCGGTCGCCGGCCCGTCATCATCGCCGCCGCATTCGGCGCGGCGTTCTCCATGGCGCTGTTCGGCATCGGCGGTGCCCTCTGGGTCCTCGTGCTCGCGCGTGTCATACAGGGGATGACGGCGGGCGACCTGCCGGCGCTCTTCGCGTACCTCGCCGACATCACCCCGCCCGAGAAGCGCGCGCAGCGATTCGGCCTCCTCGGTGCGCTCTCCGGGATCGGCATGATGATCGGCCCGGCGATCGGCGGACTCCTGGCGGCGATCAGCATCCAGCTCCCCGTCTTCCTCACCGCCGCCGTGGCGCTGACCATCGCGATCCTCAGCATCTTCCTGCTCCCCGAGAGCCTCAAGCCCGAGAACCGCATCGGCGCGATCGCCCTGCGCGACGTCCAGCCGTTCGCCGTGTTCAAGAACGCTTTCGGCCGTCGGGAGCTCCGTGGACTGATGATCGGCTTCGGAATCCTGGCCCTGCCGTTCGGCTTCTTCGTGAACAACTTCAGCGTGCTCGCGCTCGACTCGATCCAGTGGGGGCCGACCCAGATCGGGCTGATGACGGCGGCGGTCGGCATCATCGACATCCTGATCCAGGGCGTCCTGCTCGGCATCCTGCTTCCGCGGATGGGCGAGCGCGGCGTCATCGTGAGCGGCATCGTCGCCCAGATGGTCGGACTCATCGGGCTCGCCGTCGTGGCCTCGATCTTCGCGCAGCCGTGGCTGTTCATCGTCGGCGCGCTCCTGCTCGCCGCAGGGCAGGGGGCCTCGCAGGCGGCGATGGACGGTGCCATGTCGAACGCGGTCGGCGACGACGAGCAGGGCTGGCTCGGCGGCGCGACGCAGTCCCTCAACGCGGCGATGGGCACGGTGGCGCCGCTCATCGCCGGCGCCCTCTACGTCACGATCAGTCACGCCGCGCCGTACTGGCTCGGCGCCGCGCTCATGATCGTCGCCGTGATCGTCGTGAGTCGTGCGCACATCGCGAACACGGCGAAGAGGTCGCCGAGCGCAGAGCCGGTCGAGCAGGCTCCGGTCGTCGCCTGAGATCGGATGCCGCGCCGGGTCGCCCGCCCTCGTGCGGGGGGAGGATGATGGTCTCATGGCCGCTCCTCATCGACCCGGCCTCCGGGTCACGGCGGGGGTCACGATCCCGGAGTCGGAGCTGTCCTGGCGGTTCTCCCGGTCATCCGGGCCCGGCGGGCAGGGCGTGAACACGGCCGACTCCCGCGCCGAGCTGGTCTGGGACGCCGCCGGCTCCTCGGCGCTGACCCCGGCGCAGCGCGAGCGTCTCCTCGAGCGTCTCAGTGGTCGCCTCGTCGACGGGGTCCTGACGATCGCGGCATCCGAGCACCGCGCCCAGCTGCGCAATCGGGATGCCGCTCGCGCCCGTCTCGCCGCCCTGGTCGCCGAGGCGCTGCGGCCGCCGCCGCCGTCGCGCCGACCGACGAAGCCGAGCCGGGGGTCGAAGGAACGGCGGCTGAAGGCCAAGCAGCGCCGCACCGACGTCAAGCAGCTGCGTCAACGCCCCCGCGATTCCTGATCATCGGCCGGCCGACGCGCGGTCCGGGATCAGCGCTGTGACCGCGGCGTCGGTGCGGGCGTGCTGCGGCGTGGCACGTAGTTCTTCCAGGCGGAGCGGAACCCCACGCCGCCGAACGTCATGAACCCGGCGGCGAAGACCGCTCCGACGGCGATCCCGACGCCGACGGCCCACTCGAACGTCCCGCCGCCCGCGACGATGGCCGAGCCGACGAGGAGCCCCGTCACGCAGGCGTTGACCACGATCAGCAGCATCACGGAGCTGCCGAGCAGGATGCTGACGCTGCGGCGCCGCAGGAACGAGTAGGTCAGCTTCATGCCGTCCTGATCGTCGTACGTCGAGGCGAGGAAGATCTCCTCGACGTGCGGGTCGAGGTCGACGTACGCGCCGCGGAGCCGGTTCATGGCGACCACGTACATCATGTCCTCCTCCGAGACGTTCATGACCCGCACCTGCGTCATGAAGCCGATGAGGCTCAGGAACGCCAGGATCGCTATCGATGCGCCGCCGAACCATCCGGAGAACCCCGAGGCCTGCCCCAGGACCCCGATCGTCACGAGTCCCGCCGACACGAGGGTGAGGAAGATCGTGATGCGGGTCAGCACCTCGCTCTGGGCGGTGCTGCGCGCGGCGAGCAGCCCCCAGTGCTCGGTCGCCAGGATCTGCGCGCGCCGAGCGAGCGCCGCATCCGACTCCGTCGCCGGTGCGGTGCGCTCTACCTCGGATGCCGTGCCCTCGCTGCCGTCCGCGGACGAGGACCCCGGCGAGGAGCGCTCGCCCATACCGACATCATGCACCCGCCCGCGGCGGGACGGAACGGCACTTCCGGTGAGCGCCCGGCCCCGGGGCCGGGCGCCTGCCGACGCGCCTACACTGTAAGGGTGGCGAGACTACTGATCGTCGGGGGCTTCCTGGCCGCCGTGTTCTGGGTGTTCAGCATCGTCGACTGCGCTGTGCAGCCGGCGACGCGGCACCGTGGTGTGCCCAAGGCCGCCTGGATCGCCATCGTGGTGCTGATCCCCGTCATCGGCGGCATCCTCTGGTTCACGATCGGCCGCCGTCGCGCGAACGATCAGGGCCAGCGTCGTGTGCTCGCACCCGACGACGACCCCACGTTCCTCCAGAGCATCGGCAAGACCGAGCAGGATGCCCGCATCAAGCGCCTCGAAGAGGAGCTCGCCCGCCTCGACGAGGAGACCGACGAGCCTCCCGCCGCGGATCCGCGCCCGTGACCTCATCGCCGGCGACCGATGCTGCGGCATCGCTGCTCGCCGATCTCGTCGCGCACGGCGTGCGCGACGTCGTGCTCTCGCCGGGTTCCCGGTCGCAGGCGCTCGCGCTCGCGGCGGTGCGCGTCGCCGACGAGGGGCTCCTGCGGGTGCACGTGCGCATCGACGAGCGCGTGGCCGGATTCACCGCGCTCGGAATCAGTCGTGAGACCGGCGTGCCCGTGGCTGTGCTGTGCACGTCGGGCACGGCCGTCGCCAATCTGCTCCCGGCGACGATGGAAGCCTTCCACTCCGGGGTGCCACTGCTGCTGCTGACGGCCGACCGCCCGCCCGAGCTCCGGGGCGTCGGGGCGAATCAGGCGACCCGGCAGGATGGACTCTTCCAGCGTTGGGTGCGCGACCAGATCGACGCGCCCGTCCCCGGCGACGGTGACTGGTCGGGCCTTGCCGCACGCGCGGTCGCGGCGGCGATGGGCGGCTCGGACTCCCCGCCCGGTCTCCCCGGTGTCGCCGGACCCGTGCATCTGAACCTGCCGTCCCGCGAGCCGCTCTCCGGGCTGCCACCGGAGCTCTCGATCGTCTCCGGCGACGCCCCTCGCCCCATCCCCGCCGAGTCCTTCGTGCTCGAGCGCGGACCTCGCACCGTGGTCGTCGCGGGCGCCGACGCGGGAGCCGCCGCCGAGGAGATCGCGCACGCCGGCAGCTGGCCCCTGATCGCCGAGATCGTCAGCGGATCCCGCTTCGGCCGCCAGCTCGTCCACGGCTACCGGGCGCTCCTGCGGCGCGACGACCTCGGCGGCCGCATCGAGCGGGTGGTCGTCCTGGGCCATCCGACGCTGAGCCGCGAGGTGACCGCGCTCCTGTCGCGGGACGGCGTCGACGTCGTCGCCGTGCGCCGGGGTGGCGAGGAGCTCAACCTCAACGGCCGCACTCTCGCCGTCGGTGCCGTCGCCGTCGCGGACGGCGACGCCGACCGCGCCTGGCTCGGAGAATGGCTCGCGGCCTCCGCGGCCGAAGTCGTCGACCTGAGCGAGCATGCCCCGGATCCCGAGGGACTCGCCTCGAAGGACTTCGCCGCCCGCCGCGAGGCCGTGAAGGCCGAGCTCGACGCCGTCCGCCGTCCTCTCGACCGGGAGCTCCTCGTCGACGCCGTGTGGCGGGCGACATGGCCGCACGATCGGCTG
This genomic interval from Microbacterium sp. LWH11-1.2 contains the following:
- a CDS encoding MFS transporter, whose protein sequence is MTSPILPVRGAKRAWVMLIVLTMLTVIGMTVVLPVLPFVVLQYVSEEKDLAIWVGILEAVNGLCAFLIAPFLGRLSDRFGRRPVIIAAAFGAAFSMALFGIGGALWVLVLARVIQGMTAGDLPALFAYLADITPPEKRAQRFGLLGALSGIGMMIGPAIGGLLAAISIQLPVFLTAAVALTIAILSIFLLPESLKPENRIGAIALRDVQPFAVFKNAFGRRELRGLMIGFGILALPFGFFVNNFSVLALDSIQWGPTQIGLMTAAVGIIDILIQGVLLGILLPRMGERGVIVSGIVAQMVGLIGLAVVASIFAQPWLFIVGALLLAAGQGASQAAMDGAMSNAVGDDEQGWLGGATQSLNAAMGTVAPLIAGALYVTISHAAPYWLGAALMIVAVIVVSRAHIANTAKRSPSAEPVEQAPVVA
- the arfB gene encoding alternative ribosome rescue aminoacyl-tRNA hydrolase ArfB, translated to MAAPHRPGLRVTAGVTIPESELSWRFSRSSGPGGQGVNTADSRAELVWDAAGSSALTPAQRERLLERLSGRLVDGVLTIAASEHRAQLRNRDAARARLAALVAEALRPPPPSRRPTKPSRGSKERRLKAKQRRTDVKQLRQRPRDS
- a CDS encoding PLD nuclease N-terminal domain-containing protein, with the protein product MARLLIVGGFLAAVFWVFSIVDCAVQPATRHRGVPKAAWIAIVVLIPVIGGILWFTIGRRRANDQGQRRVLAPDDDPTFLQSIGKTEQDARIKRLEEELARLDEETDEPPAADPRP
- the menD gene encoding 2-succinyl-5-enolpyruvyl-6-hydroxy-3-cyclohexene-1-carboxylic-acid synthase gives rise to the protein MTSSPATDAAASLLADLVAHGVRDVVLSPGSRSQALALAAVRVADEGLLRVHVRIDERVAGFTALGISRETGVPVAVLCTSGTAVANLLPATMEAFHSGVPLLLLTADRPPELRGVGANQATRQDGLFQRWVRDQIDAPVPGDGDWSGLAARAVAAAMGGSDSPPGLPGVAGPVHLNLPSREPLSGLPPELSIVSGDAPRPIPAESFVLERGPRTVVVAGADAGAAAEEIAHAGSWPLIAEIVSGSRFGRQLVHGYRALLRRDDLGGRIERVVVLGHPTLSREVTALLSRDGVDVVAVRRGGEELNLNGRTLAVGAVAVADGDADRAWLGEWLAASAAEVVDLSEHAPDPEGLASKDFAARREAVKAELDAVRRPLDRELLVDAVWRATWPHDRLMFGSSRLVRVADAVLAGKKVPVHANRGLAGIDGTIATATGIALASQAAGAPGITRVLLGDLAFLHDVGALLLPPDETEPRLQVIVGNDGGGTIFDALEVAASARPNDLDRAFYTPHTVRLEHLALAYGWEYQRVTTRTALDQALTSPRGGRQIIEVPLAR